The following is a genomic window from Clostridium fungisolvens.
ATTTTCTTCATGCCATACCCCTCTCAGCTTAGATTTCTTATATGCAATCTAACAATTTCTGTTTTTTAAATGATTTATTAAACTCTTTGTATGTATATATTTTTATACTATTAGCTTCTGTATTAAATAAATGTTGATATTTTAAAGCTTGTACTTTTAGGTGGTAGCACCAACATTTATTTAATACATAACACTAGGCTTTTTTTTTTAGTAAGTACCACTCTATATATAAGTATAATTAAGACTTTATAGCCAAATACAAATCTATTGTATCGGAAAGGCCAAACTTTCCTCCGTTGCTGTCGATTGCTTCCTTTATTTCTTTCGCAAATTGTATTCTTATGCTCTCTGGCAATGCAATCTGGTCGCAGTAAGTACTGATTAGTTCTACGTATCTTTCAGAGTCATATGTTAATGTTTGATGATAGCACTTATATATTACATCTGAAAATCCATATTGCTTAATCCAATTAGCATGGTCTAGGCATCTTTCTTTGTTGTGTGGTGAAGGCGGATTCATAGAAGTTAACACCTTTTTATAGCCTTCATGTACCTTATCTAAACTTATCCTTGGATCAGTGTAAAAATCATTTCTGTATTTATAGTAAACCTTGTCCATTGCAGCGGCTACAGCTGCAAATTCCTCTTCTTGATAAAGTGAATGACTAAACTTTGCAAACACTCCTCCGCTTTTTAATAGTTGACAAACTTTTGGATATCCTATTTGTGGATTTATCCACTGAAAAGCACTAGCAGAATATATTAAGTCATAAGCATTATTTTCAAGTATAATACTTTCAAAATCATCATTTATCACATCAAAATTTTTAAACTCAGAGAATTTCCTTTTTGTAAACTCTGCCATTTTGCTACCTAGTTCTATAGCAGTCACCCTGCAACCACTCTTCAAAAAAGGTAATGTAGCTTGCCCCGTACCGATACCGATTTCAAGTGCCTTTTTGCTGCTGTCTAAGTCTGTATATTTTATTACATCATCAAACAACTCCTTAACATACAATGGTCGCATTCTATCATACTCAGACGCAACTTCGTTAAATGTAAGTCTTAAATCCATTTTTACGCCTCCACAAAAGATAAATTATAGATAATATGCAATTAACTACCATCAAAACAATCTACCGGTAATTATATCATATAATTCGAATTTATTCCTACAAACTAAATTTTACCTGAATGCTTTATCAAACTCCTTAACCGCTTCACGATTTTTACTATCGTCATAAATATCTGATTCATAGTACTTGCCACCCTTTACATCAGCAAGGTATCCTTTGATTAATTCCATT
Proteins encoded in this region:
- a CDS encoding class I SAM-dependent methyltransferase, yielding MDLRLTFNEVASEYDRMRPLYVKELFDDVIKYTDLDSSKKALEIGIGTGQATLPFLKSGCRVTAIELGSKMAEFTKRKFSEFKNFDVINDDFESIILENNAYDLIYSASAFQWINPQIGYPKVCQLLKSGGVFAKFSHSLYQEEEFAAVAAAMDKVYYKYRNDFYTDPRISLDKVHEGYKKVLTSMNPPSPHNKERCLDHANWIKQYGFSDVIYKCYHQTLTYDSERYVELISTYCDQIALPESIRIQFAKEIKEAIDSNGGKFGLSDTIDLYLAIKS